From the Zymomonas mobilis subsp. pomaceae ATCC 29192 genome, the window AGAAATGCTTGAAAATCCTTATTGTCTGTTGATATCCCCCCGCTATTTTGGGTGTTGCCAGAAACAGAGATGGCGGTATTTGATAAAAGCTGTGAAGAGGCTGGATAAGCCATACCGCTTAATAAAACAGCTATTATCAGGGGATATAAACGCATAATCGCCCAAATCCTCTTGGAATGAAAAGTGATAGAAATGATTATCTATGCTTATTTCAAGAATTTAGACAACATTAACCGTGATATTAACGCAAATGAGGCCTTTCTTCATGGGCTATTTCAGCAAGCGCTAACAGAGCAGCAGAATAATAATCATCTTGTTCGGTTATTTTCGAGGTAATCGGTTTATTCAGCATCAAATGAACAATAGCCATACCGCCTGTTGAAAGCGGATAAGGCGCAATCGCCTGCGTATTAAGATCAATCCATGCCGGTATTGGTTGGTTATGGGTGAGATAACTATTCCAATAGACAGCAAAAGGCACTGCTAACGCGTCTTCTCCACCCCAAATTAAGTAAAGCGGGATACGGATGGCATCAAAACCAAAATAGGGCTGTTTATCAGCGGCAGGCGCTAAACTGCCATCATTTTTAAAATCAACCCAGTCTGTCGGTAATTGAGGTAATCCAAAACGAGCACGGGATAGCAATTTTTTGCCACTTTCAATAACCGTACGCCACATACCGTTATCTACCTGATCGAACGCTTTTAAGGCTGGCCAAATATAATAAGAAAAATTCAACGTCACATGATCTGTGCCGACAAAACCCTGTAATCCGGGTAAAAGAATAGTTTCGCCCCCACCCGAAAGAACTAATTTTTTACCAATAGCCTGCCTGATAGCGGCGGATGCC encodes:
- a CDS encoding glycosyl hydrolase family 8 — encoded protein: MKQSSVMIYNRRFILASLMTIPLITACSKAHATDQSNWKLFCNRFLKEGRIVDSGNGGISHSEGQGYGLLQAEAAHDRANFDALWQWTKTHLMRSDMALFAWRYDGSQQNPISDLNNATDGDILIAWALLRAESRWPGKGYGAASAAIRQAIGKKLVLSGGGETILLPGLQGFVGTDHVTLNFSYYIWPALKAFDQVDNGMWRTVIESGKKLLSRARFGLPQLPTDWVDFKNDGSLAPAADKQPYFGFDAIRIPLYLIWGGEDALAVPFAVYWNSYLTHNQPIPAWIDLNTQAIAPYPLSTGGMAIVHLMLNKPITSKITEQDDYYSAALLALAEIAHEERPHLR